ATTCAATCTCTTTTGAAACTCCCATCAAAGTGAACTGTTCAAGGTATGACCTTAAGGTAACACTTGAATCAGCCACAAAATCTAGACTTCCAGCTCTTCGCTTTAAATGTAAGACCTATTCTTTCTTCTATATCCAGTGTATTCTGTTTGTAATTATCAGAAATTACCATTAGAGAATTTGGAGCTAATCTAGGGCTCATTAAGGAGCAAGAATTTATACGTGACTATTTGAATAAATTCTTGTTGATCTGGTTTCTGGAGATTAAACTCTGTAATTTTATCTGTCATAGATGGGAGAAACTTGCTAGTACAATAGCACAGTATCTTAgagtaaaaaacccaacacacacatGTAAGTACAGTGAGAGTGGGTGTTTGCAAATGCTATCCAGGCAATATGAATTTTCATGATTCCCCATTAAATCCCGTCTAGTCAAACATGCTCAGTCCATTTTTGGCATTGAGCACTAGCCagtcactatttttttctgactgctgtAGCAAAATCTAGCAGATGATAGATTAAGTCTGAAGACATAtagaaaaacttaaaaatttactatttggaatttattttgttttcaatcgATTAAAATCCTAAGAAACAGACAACTGTTGTGGCTCCCCTAAAGGTTTCACCTCCAAATAATTTTGCAGTGGTGCACTCACTATGCTGAACCACTAGCACTCAGACTTAGCAGAAACAGGTCTCTGTGCTAATGATGTCAACCAAAAAATAGTGAGATTTTATTTACCATCTGATTTATGTAGTAAATCCTTGGGTAATACCAGGATAAATGCCTGAGAGCTCTTTTTCAGACTCGGGGActtagaaattttcttttttaaaaatcatatcaGGTAGCATACTTCTGGAGTAACATTAAGCTTTTGACATTAAGTTGATTTAAAATTAAACCGAACTTACAGATTCACTGACTTCTACGAAAGCTCTGATTAGCTGGTAGCAAAGCACAATCACAGGATTTATTCTGTTATATTCTGTTACAGAAGTCGATCTCAGCTCAGAGGGCTGCCCTTGGACATATCCTAGGTCTGTAAAGCACaacttttatttcactttatatgtagggaaagaaagaaaaaccaaaacctgaagGGTTCACCTCCCCTTACAACAAAAGGGAACTACAAATCCAAAGTGGCTTCAAAAATGAAGCATTCTCCCAATTTCTTTATTGCTTATGAATCTGTAGAGTACATGACTGATAACTCCCTTCAATAGGGACACCTTAACTTGCATCAGCTCAGAGGTTTTTTTACAATTTTGAAATTAAGAAGCATTAATATCAAACTACgtattttcttctgttccttaATACAGAAGCCATCTAAAGTGCTCCAGGTTTCTTTTGCCAATTTGTCACCCTCTGTACAACAGCAAAATATtgttacagaaatatttgcaaaaaagtgtggcaaaaaataatttagaggAAGGCTACTGGTTTATTTGTACTTTTCCGCTATTCAGTGGGCTTTTtcagatgttaatttttaaaatatgatttcaGACTTAAGGGAAATAGGATGACAGTTGCTCTGCAGTGTAGATGCTGTGTTCtgcagttttatttccttcttggaAAGCAAGTAGGATGTCTGCTAGGAAACTACTTTTATTGGGAAATACTAGAACTTAATTAGTTTTTTGGATGACCCACTTGAAATGGGAATTATGTCATTTTTACATAAGCCTATCTGGTGATACTAAACCTAGATAATCAGCTTCAACGGAGATCAAGTCTTTgctgtaaacagaaaaatatctagATGGCTTATTATTCTACAATTCATGTCAGAAAATGATCTAGACTTAAAAATTATGGGCGTTTAGAAGCTTTAAATCATATAggaatttttcatatttttgttctACATAATTGGAGCTGACCTTTAAGAGCTTTCTGAACACTTTGGGAAACCGTAATCATTTCACAGGTTTGTGAAGCCACTTAAGCTGTGAAGTTACTGATTTCTTTGTTGGGAGATCACACACAAACAGATGTAAAAAGAGCATATTTAGCTCATTTCCACACCACTGAATGGGACTCTGAGCATCCTGGCATTCTATATGAAAGAACTTTACTACTATTATAGAAATTTGATATTTCACACAGATTTTAGAAAGGCTAGAGTGGCAAATTGTAGCTGGATAAGTAAGTGAACATTTGTAATTAACATGACCTGAGAGGaatatatttcacaaaaaatacCTTTCCTTGTGAGTGTACTTTTGTAGTTTGTCATTATACATGCAGAATAAAACAACACCTAGTGTAAAATGTTCTTTATCCTTACAAAATCAGTATTATAGTGTGATACAATTATGTCCTATTCTGACAGCATCATCAGAATAGCACAGCAATTTACTTTCTGCAGAATCTAGCAgtttaaataaagaattaaagGTCACAACCAATCGATGGCAACTAGATTTGAAGACTAAGTAGTATTTTCATTAGCATGCCCACAGGGAAGACAAGATAAGGGAAATGCTATCTTCTGTCACTTCGTGTCAGTTGCACCTCTGAAGTCTTGAAAATACTTAGAGATGTGTTTTGTGCTTAAGTGGAGTACAGGATTATGCAGCCTGTCCAAAGTCACTCTCTGATCTAAAAAGTAACGTTTTTCACCAAAGTTCTTACTGCAGTCCACATACACTCACAAGATGTGGAgtcactgtaaaatatttgtcaCTGACAAACAAGTgtctaataatgaaaaaaagatgaataaaCATATAGCCAACAACCTGCAGTCACTTAGTGATAACCACTATTCCACAATAATAATGATGGTCACCCTCCTCCTAAGGTTTAAAGGGTACACACCGCGGGTACAGCATTACATAGTCAGGAAGGACAAACGTGCCTAAGGGTCACAAGACACCAATCTTAATGAAACCTGTCAGTCTGTCAGCACAGCGCCACTACCCTTCATGAATTTTAAGAATCAGGTAGCCCAAGCATTTGggaaaaaagttcagaaataaacttcagaaaagttCAGTGGCATAAACCAAAAAACAGTCAGTGCTTTACTCATGTTCCTAAAATGTGTAAGGAAATCcagaaaagaatgaaacattGTTATTCCTTTGATGTAAGAATAGAATGGCAAAGACTTCGTTCAGTTAAATTCACTGTAATCGATGCGGGTGAATCTTGCAGCCCAGtcatcagggggaaaaaaagaggccTATCTGAGCTAAATGGCAATTATTCTAACAACTCCTTAGTTGATTTCTGACTGACAGGGATGGAAAAATTTGAAAGCAAAGTTTAGGTATTTCCTGTTGAGAAAATCTGAAGCATCCCAGAGAGATGAGGATATGTTATCTTGGCAGATGAGTACTCAGCAAGTTTCTGATGGCAGATCATTCTATAATAAATCATTCCTGTGGGGTGGTAACTTCATCAGTTGAGTTCTTGATGTCATCTTTGACAGCTGCTGTTGGTCTAGTAGCAGCAGGTGCTGAACATGCTCTCTGTACAGCACAGAAAGACAGGCTGTAGCTGCTACAAGGATGTGGAGATAACAGGGATCTGGTTGCTGGCAAACTGGCAGCATAGCAGCAACTCTGGTGGCTACACCGGCCTGTCATGGCACAAGCGATGACATCTTACTGCTTAGAAACAGCTAGTACCCAGCAGGTTGGATCAGGTCAGCAGGCACTTGGCTTACACCAGATTTTGTTGGAGACCAGCGACAGACTGTAATGTGGGGATACAAACACCCACCAAGCAAAAGCAGGATGTTTTTTGGAAGAAGTTCAGCACAAAGCAATTACCAGTAACGAGAGAGACCAATGGCATATGCTGTGCTATAATCAGTAGTCTAACATACATAGCTGAAAAAAAGTTAGTGCTCATTAACAggggaaaaatatgtttcttcctGACTTCTTGGTTTAGCAGAATACTTTCCACAGATTTCAGTTCTTTCTGAATTTGCCAGAACATCTGCAGCAAATGCCTGTCCACAAGTAGCCAAGTAAGTCTGAACAGTCATCCCCATGAAATGGGGGAAGCATTGTCTGCCATTTCTGGTTTCAGCTACCTCCTCTTTTGCCCCAGCCCTGGTTCTCTTTGGACCCACCTCCGAATTGATTCAACATTTCACCAGTGGCTTATTAGGAAacaatataataattttcttcccCTGACTCCTGCAGTAGTTTTCTCTTAGGTTGAAGAGCTAATTCACCTCACAGAAGCTCAAAAAAGTGCCAGAGATGATGCAAGAGGAAGTGGTGGAATGCATGGCCCATAGCAGAAAAAAAGGTCAATTGGTGCTTACCCTGTCTCAATTCACCGTTGGGACTAGAGTCTCGATACTCAATCAGAAAGTTGGTCAATCAAGGCTTAGATTAGTGCCACTGGGGGGGTCATTCAAGATTTTGAAAGAAGACAATAAGATATATAAATATGTGAGACTATATTTTAATGAGCGGTATGATTAAATCTATCTTAGGCTGGCTAATTATAGGTcataaaaagctgttttaaagttGTAATAAACATAATCTTATTGAAAGTGAAATGAATTTAAAGAGGTAAAAACCAGACAAGACCCAGAGCAGTCTCTCAGTAACAACCTCTAAATTCACACTATAAAATTATGTTTCCTACTCATTATAATGACAattaagagaattttaaaaatacctatgCTACaggcttaatttaaaaaaaacccctattaaCACCGCATGAATGAATCAACAGTTTAAACAATGCTTTAAACTTTATACTTAACTTCTAATTAGGGGTTGTTctcacttttttccccaagaataaAGGGTACTGTAACTTTCAGAAATGGAGACCTAGAACAAGTTAAATGATGTAGCAGTAGAGCAGTATCAACAAATGCAGGTTATtgaaatatgaatttttaaagcaCGCAAACAAAATGTTGCATTAGTTCTCCATAGcttttttcaaagtcttttttttttttttttccatctgaatcTTCATTCCTCCTACTGTAGCATTTGACAGGATTCACAAATAGCAATGATtgttcagctttttttgtttgtttaacttctttttcttcttggatGTGTTTAACAGTCAAAACTGACTGCTAACATCTGTCAGTCAGCCAAGTATAACTGCACCCCCTTCTGGTTTTAACAGTGTGAGGTAGAATCTGGAATTTCCATCATCATGTAAGAAACCTGTACAGAAGAAACAAGGTAGAAGTGAAAATATTCTAAAACTAGGTATTCAGTCATAAGACACAGGCAGAGGAGTATTAATGCCACTCTGTTAGCCCAACCTATGCAATTGTAGGTGCTGAGGAGCAATTTTAGAATGGTTCTCGTGGGCTGTGAGGTAGCTCTGTACAGGTGTGGTAGCCAGTGTCTCCAAATACCTGTTCATGAAGAGACTCACTTGACAGCAAGCCTCCTGTCCCACTACATCCTACTCTAGTGTGGGCATTAGGCTAATGATCCAAGCACCTGTCTGTTCTGGGCTCAGGCTGCCCGAGCAGCCACTTGTCATCTCTTCCGATGCAAACGTGGTGGGTGGAGACGATTATGCGATGGGCCAACTCTGTGCAACAAGTTAGCCTATCCTGTTTCATTAGAACACCACTCTGGCTTAGCAACTCCTTTATAATCTCAGCTGGTATCTTTAAACTTGCTTAGATTTTCAGCAAGACGTGTCCCAGACCCTGAAATGTTATGCTACCACTGTGTTTTGCCATACCGAGCTGTATATTGCTTACCTGAGAATTGTTTCAGGGACCCTTCATGTAAAGCACTGCCTGATCAATCATCTATGTGCTTTTACTTTAAAGTATTTGTTATGAAAACTTTCAAAACATTGATCATTGCTACATCAGAAAACAAAGTGTCACGGAAATTTGCTGTATGAGGTAAACAGGTGACAATAATTAATAAAACTTAATCAAATTGCAACCAGACatttctgctgaaggaaaaaaccacaaaccccacCATATAAGTAATACCACCGAGATGGACTGAAATCAGACTTGATCCTGCAAGCTGAAGAACAAAAGCAGGTGTTCAGGCACCTCTGTATAGATTAGCTTACTAGACTAAGGTCTTTTTTCTCCATTAGCTTTTTCTAGTAATGCTTGATACAATTCAGTCTTAAAAAGCAACTGCACTCCATGATGTACATAGGTGCTAAAATATGGACAGGACATACTTAATATGTATCTTTTTGTTGCACCGTGTGGTAAAGGAACATTATTTCAGGCACAGATACAAttgcagtggaaatggagcagaGCAGGGGAGATGTGCAGTACTAAAGCTTCTGAGAAAGCAGACTGAAGTAATGGTGTCATCTGTAGTCTCTCCCTCCAAACAGATCATCTCTATGGATAAATGCATACCTGAATATAAATGTTGCTGTCATTTACAAGATCCCATTTTCTCCTGCTGGATGTTTTGAAGGATCTAGCCCATGCTGCTTCATCTGCACTGCGATATCAAACAAGTAATCGTAACACTCACAcctaaaattaaaaggaaaaagaagtgaaatGTAAAGTAGGGCTCAAGTCTTACCATGTTTtatagaaattaatatttttcttccttgagcTTTACATCACCAATGTGATGGTCTGACTGGACAGCTCTATTATCATTTTTTCCCATTACTGTGGTATGGAAAGTCCCAGCATTTTTGCTGCATGATTTGGATTTGCTGCATTTCCATCAGCAAATGAAGAAGTAAATTCCAATAAATGGGACTAGAGAAGACTACAGAAACAGTATTGGCAGGTGTCATATAGAAGCAGAGATTGCCTGCAGGTTTCATGTGAGGAGAGACTTGTCCATATGAAGGGAAAATGTTGGCAACCCTATCAACCAGCACTgatatgaaaggaaaagcaagcGGTGGAATCACAGATGAACCCATTCCCAAAAGCTCCCTATATATATTCAGTGAGGCCAGAATTTAATGTTCTGAATCATTGTCCATGGGTTGGAGATACACATGACATTAAGGTCATTAAGGTTTTGAGGTATAATGGCAAAAAATACCATATTTCTAAATTGTACTCACATCGTTTTGGCTTTTTCCCATGTTTCTCCCCATACGTAAACTCCGTGACGTCTGACCAATACAGCACAAGAGTCTGGGTATTTTTCCAGTGCACGTGCCATTCTTTCCTTGAGATCCTTCTCTTCTGGTGTATTCTCAATAATGGGAACCACTAGTGTATCATCATacctaaaagaaaaatgaatgtatttaaaaACCCGCCGTGTTTGGATGTATGAAGCTTTTCCCTAAGCAAGAGACCGTGTAAAGATGTAAAGATTCTCAACACTAGTGATTTTATGCTCTTCCCTTGTGAGTCACGCTGTAACATATGAACTCTCAGGAACATCTCTCACTCCAAAATGTGTTCTCTGTTGGCAATACCTGAGCTACACTTGaggcacaaaaagaaaataacactttGATGTATTAGGTGTAGCTGTTTGTTCATATATCACTTTGTAGTTGGGTCCCTTTACAACTTTTTCAGACTCTCATCATCCTGTACTGGCATCACGTACAAGCTTTATCtcatattaaattatttaaaagaatcaCATCATGCAGAAGGAAATGAAGCTGTTTGctggagagcagaaaaaaaacccacaacagtttAGGTAGTCCAAAAAGCCCCTGGAAATAAGATTGTCCTGCTAAGGCATATAAATAGAAAGTAGAGtcaacacatgaaaaataaattctctgtgaTGGAGTCATTGGTGGGCTATATGGGATCTTAAGAGAGCCTGAGAACCCCAGTTCCAAAGACAAGATGATGCATGTTACACAGTGGAACTTGCCTAAGAGTTTCTTCTGAAGGAGGACTGGGATATTTGGCATTGTCTGAACTTTAATTAACACTGGCAGAAACTTGTTTAAATAGTTTTAATAAGTCCCCAGTTCAGGTTCAGATTTATCATTGAGATCACATAGATATTTCATGAGTGGATGTTCGTAGTActtttataaaacacagagagaaagcaacggtaaaaataatacagtttgtACTTCAAATCAGatattcagaaaattaaaaagtctcATCCCTTACacagttttcagtgctgatgCTTTCCAAAAGAAGGCTATAAAAACAACGAATGAAGAAAATTCAGTGGTTTTGCAGGTTTACTTTGACTCTTACATATTCTGATCATTAAAATTAGATTTGGAATGTTTGTTACTAGTGAGGCCAAATGAGCTAAGGGATTGGTTGCCTAACTTCTGCTTTCTACTTGGACACGAGTTTGGAAGCAGGTATAAATACCATAACTGATTTCTAATCATGACCATAAGCTTTTTATTAAGAACTAATATCTATAAACCCCCAAAAAGACTCTGAATGAGATAATTACATGATAACTCTTTAGTTTCACTGAAATATAAGCAGCCTCCATTTAGCCAAGCCTTCATATAAAATATCTCAGGACAGTCTGAGACTTTCAAAGCTATTTACTACGGATCTAGTTctccttctgctgaagtcaaagaTAAAACTGTTCTGGCACCAGTGGGATCATATTTAGGCCAACAAATACTTCTGATCATCTTATCTGTACTATTTTCCTGAAGAGCTTCCAGAAAAGGTTTGTGGAATTAGAAATAATATACTGTCAATCCCTTTTTTGCAAGATCCCATTCTGCACTATcaaatttcttttgaattcaATGGGGAGCCTTGTGTGAAGCAAGACAATGGAATCTGTCTCGTATGGACAACTATAGACCTAGGAACCATGTAGTCTGGAGCTTTGATTTCTTTAGTTTTTCTGGTAAATTAACAGAAAGACACCAGAGATATATACAATGAATGATAAATACAATGTCTCCTGATTAACAACTAGGAATATTTGAAAATTCAACATGCATAtccaataaagaaataaaagtcctgtggatttttttaaaaccagtgttGATAGAAAATTCAATATAAGGGGTGTCTTTTGcaacattaaaaatagaaattgaCAAGAAGGTAAACCTGGCAAGTCAATCAAAACTGATTAAAATATACCTGGGCATAAAATCACACAGCAGACATAAGGCATGCTCCCTTGTCAAAGGGCAATAGTTAGTTACAAAAATTAACATCAAAAAGTGGGAAGAATTTAGCATTTCAATTTGTCATCTAATTGTcacatattatataaatattgtTTGGAGATCCCGATTCAACACTCTGTGGGTGGAGTCCTCAAAACAAGCCATCACACATACTTTGGAATAACTCAGCACTTACCTCAGAGCTCATCCTTGAAAAGTAATAACATTATCTTTAATGAGCTGTttactctgatttttcttttaaagtctgtCAAGTAAAATCTGAAACCCTCTACTCTCCCAACATGCCCTAAACTAGCACAGGCAGTGATATGTGAAGCCCACCCAAAAGTAGTTTGCACATTATCAATCCAACCTAATTTTGGTTGGCTCCAGTTTCAGTTTAACACTGTATAGATGCGTTAACATTTCTGTTCGTGAGATATTTGTCAAGACACAGCTctttatttggtttgtttctgtagCTCCACAGACCACAGTTGCCTTGACATTACAAGATTTTATCTCACAACTCTTCCATAGGCTTGAGACCTTCTTATGGAAAGCCAGTGTCTGATTTATTACAGAGGTATTTTTACTTCTTATTCCTAATACTTCATATTACACACTTTAATGCACATAACTCAAATGACTTGTCATTTATTTATATTGCTGAAAACAAATGATCAAATAGCATgcctcttttttaaaatatagagaaGTACCGGTAATAGCCTCCTGAAGTACACTTTTGGATTCCTTTTATCATCTCCTGGTGAGTAATACTGAACTCACTCCCTGGGTAAAGAAGGGTAGCCATAACAGCAGCCTTGGAATGAGTATGGATCACTGCGCCTGCCcctaagaacagaaaaataacaacaaaaatatatttttggaattaattttaaaatatgtctattaagaaaatgttattcacttattaattttctttgccTAGGCATCTTAGCAAATTATGATTTACTCcattagaggaaaaaatatacagCAACCTAAATAAAAGCATGATACAATTATTCATCTATAAAGGATAATTATGGATTGCCTTAGGACAGTAGTGTTAATTTTCAGTTAGTGACAAATTCCAGGAGAGAAACTACTGGCATAAATTCAAGAAGAAACACTACTTGTACATTGCTTTACATACTGCAATGACTGAAACACTATTAATTTTAATCAGAGTTCTGAGACTCTAAAGAACTCCCAGACttatttgagagagaaaaatttgAAGACCTTTACTTTCTTTTTAGGCTAGTACTCTACTTCGATTACGCACTGGTtctctaaaaaattatttaatgttatCTTACTGTATCATGATGGAAAGATAGGTAGAcaataattataatttatttataaagttGCAATGCTGCCAAAAACATGAAATGAGTGTTCCTCTGGTACATGTGTAAGCTTCTTGTGCAGGAAGATCAGAAGACTCCCTAAATCCTTTCTAAAGTTACAGATGTAAATCCTCCAGCTCCTCCCGCAACCTACTAATATACTGCATTAAAAATTAGTGCTGAAAAGATGATCACAGGTATAGATAACTACATGAGAAGATTAAAATGTAAATGACTCACAGGATGTTACCACAGATTACCTTCCATTGTACATATTTCTTTGCAAATCAATTTATTCTATAGTGTCATATTTACTTCACTGTAACTTCCATGTATAAAGAATATGATATTGAATATCGACTTTGTGGATGTGCATATACAGTGTTTCAGTCATTGCTGAACTAAAAACATTTGCTACACACCTCTCATAGTGTAGGCATTCATAAAAAGAGGTGTGCACTGGCTTTTCTTTAGTTTCTTGTGTGGTGGAGGACCACTGATGTCCTGTTCGTTCATGTCACAGACAAACATATCTTCTGGctgtaagaaagaagaaactatTTTGACCTGTGATGACCTGAATAGTTTCGTTTTCCTTCTAGGGAGACAAATATATACACCACATATTTAACACAGAAAGTGATTCTAACTTTGAAAAAGTGCTGTAACACACCGCATTTATTCTAGCTTCTAATACTAATTACTGACATTGTGTAATGTGAATTAATATTAGGTAGTCTTTTTATTCAGACTGATGCCAAGCAGATActtgtaaaacaaacattttctcaGAAAGGAGACAGCCTATATCTAATTAACAGACAATAGATCAAAAGGAAAAGTAGTAACTGATTCAAAAACTAATACAGATGTacttttccttctcccttaaAGAACCAACAAAGAACATGAATTAAACCTACATATATTTAACTTGTAGAATTATGTTTTTAAACCTTGTTTTTCGTAGCTTTACTTGAATATTACCTTTGCATCAATCAGCTACTCATAACAGTACAAAGAATTGTTCAGGGCAGTAAtaaaactttcttctttaatgttatttttaaaaatcagcaggaAATAGATTTGCAAGAGATTTCCTTACTCACTGTACTCAGTTCACTGCTTCTGCTAGCAAAGAACAGACCATCACAATCATCCCATGTTACCCCTTTGCCTGACTTCATTGCTAACATCCCCAGTGATCACTGCTGTGAAACCCCAAGTTTCTAGCAGCGAAGGGATTCCTTTCGCTTCTCATTGTATTTACCCTCAGACGTATAAAACAACAAATCCTTTGCATATATTCTATGGTGGGGGAGTTTCTGCTCATAAAATAGTTATCATTTACCATTCTTCTCTCTGCttatattttggggttttttttggaaaggagACAGATAGACAAGGTCACCTTTTCATTGGGAGAGCCCATCTATTTACTGAGAATATCAAGACAAAGATTTATAACCactcaaatgaaaataaatagagATGAGGTGTTAATGCTTAATTATGTACCACAGTAACTTGAAACTGTAGCCAGACAGCTATAAAGTCATTCAAGCTTGACAAACAATAAGGCTGGACTTGAGTCTCTCACAGTTTAAAACACAGAGATCATCAAAACTCATCACTGAAACACATGTCGCCTTGCTATGCTAGTGGAGTACCGAGTGAAATCCTCAGTTGTTTCAATAAGGCAGTCAATAGTATAACAAGTTCCTAACTTTACATGAGGAAAAATGAAACACTAAACAAAGGTACTTTCAACCATCTCGAGATGAGCTCTGAGGTAAAAATACAGTTCAACATACCTGTATTCTTTCCTTTTGGACTCCGGAAGGAGCGATGTAGATTTCATTCCTAAGAAAAGTTACAGACAGGGAAAACTGGTAAACACAGAGTTGTTGAACTGCACAGGCATTAGCGCTCTGCATCCACTGAAAAGGAAATAGCAAATCTAGCCTCTCATAATTTAAGAACTTTCTTGctcaatgttttaaaaatagaactgAATCATACAAGAGCATATGAAATCTCTAACTTACAGGGGTACAAAACTGTACTTTCAACTTGACAAGAGATCTAAAACACACATAGGAAGCgcagctttattttttcctgcaagGAAAAACACAAAGCCTCCCCCTGCAATAATTCCAAATTCAAATTCTCagaattcagaataaaaatgtagTAAGAGAACTGCAAGCAGATACTGGTCTATGACAAAACAGGTGACAAAACTATTACTCAAAAATTCACAGACTACCTATAAACAATATTAATTATCTGTAGTATTCTACAGTGtaaatacttctgttttttcttataaCTACGTAGTTCAGGTTTTTTATGCctttatacatttatttgcattGATAAAAAGATAATACTAATTCAGTGCAATTAAAAAACTGGAATTCAAGTGCATCACTTTTTGTAAGGTTTACAtgaagaaagaagatgaaaaaatgatttaaattaaaatgaatttaagatggtatctgaaataattttaatgatagcaaaaccaaaccccacgTTATCCCTCTCAATTGTAATCACTGTTTGGTTTCAACAGTAACATACTAAATTCAGGAGCACAGAGACATCTAGTGAATAATTAGTCAAGTTACAGATAAATTTCCTAAGGACCACAAGATGTTTATATTTCTGGACAAGAGAAGTTAGAAGAGCAACGAAGATGGTGAAGGATCTGGAGCACAAGTTTTGTAAGGAGTGAcggagggaactggggctgtttagtctggagaagaggaggttgtGGGGAGACCTGTTTGGTCTCTAaaattacctgaaaggaggctgtagcgagGTGGATGTTGGTctgttttcccaagtaacaagtgacagaacaagaggaaatggcctcaagtcgCACCAGCAGAGGCTTAGatcagatattaggaaaaatttcttcaccaaaagagtTGCCAAGGGttggaccaggctgcccagggaagtggttgagtcaccacccctggaggtatttaaaagatgtgtagacgtGGTAcacagggacatggtttagtggtggagttggcagtgttaggtttatagCTGGagttgatgatcttaagggtcttttctaacctaaatgattctgtgactcttcCAAAAATACAACTCTTTAAGATGATATAATCTTCACAGTGTTAACATTTTATCATATTTGTGATTTTTAACATTCATGAATTAACACTGATAACATTGCAttaatttaattatattaattcttAATTCCTTTGCATGAGCAAGATGATTCAGAGTGCAACACATTGAGAAATCAAGTGGTAATTCA
Above is a genomic segment from Athene noctua chromosome 6, bAthNoc1.hap1.1, whole genome shotgun sequence containing:
- the APIP gene encoding methylthioribulose-1-phosphate dehydratase isoform X1; translated protein: MAAAANDRDAAQEKLHPRNLIPELCRLFYGLGWVTGTGGGISLKHGNEIYIAPSGVQKERIQPEDMFVCDMNEQDISGPPPHKKLKKSQCTPLFMNAYTMRGAGAVIHTHSKAAVMATLLYPGSEFSITHQEMIKGIQKCTSGGYYRYDDTLVVPIIENTPEEKDLKERMARALEKYPDSCAVLVRRHGVYVWGETWEKAKTMCECYDYLFDIAVQMKQHGLDPSKHPAGENGIL
- the APIP gene encoding methylthioribulose-1-phosphate dehydratase isoform X2, which produces MEEKLHPRNLIPELCRLFYGLGWVTGTGGGISLKHGNEIYIAPSGVQKERIQPEDMFVCDMNEQDISGPPPHKKLKKSQCTPLFMNAYTMRGAGAVIHTHSKAAVMATLLYPGSEFSITHQEMIKGIQKCTSGGYYRYDDTLVVPIIENTPEEKDLKERMARALEKYPDSCAVLVRRHGVYVWGETWEKAKTMCECYDYLFDIAVQMKQHGLDPSKHPAGENGIL